Within Buchnera aphidicola (Takecallis arundicolens), the genomic segment GTATTGAAATAACATAACTAATCTTGCACTAGTATTGTTATAAAAAACTGGGGTACCTGGATTCGAACCAGGGATGCCGGTATCAAAAACCGGTGCCTTACCACTTGGCTATACCCCAAAACTAAAATACGGGAGGCGAGATTTGAACTCGCAAACCTAAATTAAGGTGCCAGATCCTAAATCTGGTGCGTCTACCTATTTCGCCACTCCCGTATAATAATAGCTACGAAGGGAATCGAACCCCTGACCCCAGCGTTATGAGTGCTGTGCTCTAACCAACTGAGCTACGTAGCCTTATTTTGAATTATACTAATTCATATGATTTTGTCAACAAATTGTTAAATAATAAAAAACATAATATAATAAATAATATTATTAAAAAAATAATATTTTTATAGTAACATTTTAATATTAAAGTAAGGTAAAAATGCAAAACTTAAAAAACAAAAATACTAGTTTTATACATAAAATAATTGAAAACTTTTTTAAAAAAAATAAAAAAAAAACTTTACACACAAGATTCCCTCCAGATCCAAATGGTTATTTGCATATCGGACATGCAAAATCGTTATGTATAAATTTTGGTCTCGCACAACAATATCATGGAAAATGTAATTTAAGGTTTGATGATACTAATCCTAATATTCAACATAATAAATATATTACAAAAATCAAAAAAGATATACTATGGTTAGGTTTTAAATGGAATAAAAAAACTAAATATTCTTCAACATATTTTAATAAAATATATAAATATGCTATAGAACTGATTAAAAAAAATTTAGCTTACGTAGATAAATTAAAAAAACATGAAATCCGTAGTTATCGAGGAACCTTGACTAAACCCGGTACAAATAGTCCATATAGAAATCAAACAATTGAAGAAAATTTATTATTATTTAAAAATATGATGTTAGGAAATTTTTCAGAAGGAACAGTATGTCTTCGAGCTAAAATTAATATGCAATCTCCCTGTATTATAATGCGAGATCCAATTTTATATAGAATTAAATTTGTTAAACATAATAAAACTAAAAAAAAATGGTGTATTTATCCTACATACGATTTTGCACATTGTATCTCTGATGCTATAGAAAATATTACACATTCCTTATGTACACTTGAATTTCAAGATAACCAAAAATTATACAACTGGATATTAAAAAATATTACTATTATAAACCATCCTAAACAATATGAATATTCAAGATTAAATTTAGAATATTGTACACTTTCAAAAAGAAAAATAAAAATATTAATTACAAATAATATTATTAAAAAATGGGATGATCCCAGATTACCAACAATTGCAGGTCTACGAAAAAGAGGATATACAGCCTCATCAATACGAAATTTTTGTCATAAATTAGGTATTACTAAACAAAATAATTTAATCCAAATGTCGTCATTAGAATCATGTATTAGAAAAGAATTGAATATCACTACTTACCGAACCATGTCAATCTTAGAACCGATAAAAATTGTTATATGTAACATGTATCATAAATTTCAAGAAAAAATAAATGTTTTAAATCATCCAAAAAATTCTCAATTGGGAACACAAAATATTATATTTTCAAATATATTATATATTGAAAAAACAGACTTTCAAGAAAAACCTAAAAAAAAATACTATAGATTAACTTTAGGAAAAACAATAAAATTAAAATATTCTTATATATTGACAGCACACTCCATTAAAAAAAACCATAATAACAAAATTACTAAAATATTTTGTACATTTCATAAAGTACAAAACAATAAAAAATATTCTATAATTCATTGGATATCAATACAAGATACAATACCAGCTGAATTTCGCATTTATAATTATCTATTTACAACTAAAACACCAAGTACAAAAAAAAACTTATTATCTCATATTAACCCTGAATCTAAAATAAAAAAATTTGGTTTTATTAACAAAAACATAATAAAAAATTTAGAAATATATAGATATCAATTCGAGAGAATTGGATATTTTATTACAGATAAAAAAACGTATAATAAAAAAAAAATAATATTTCATCAAATAGTTACATTAAAAGAAAATTGGAATAAATAAAATAATATAGTTTTAAATATAATATAGCTATTATGTTAATATTTATAAAAATAAAATTATTTTCTTAAAATTTGGAAGAAATATGTCTAAAATAAAAAAAATTTTTTCTAGAGAAATTATTGACTCTAGAGGAAACCCAACCATTGAAACAGAAGTGCATTTAACAGACAATTCTATTGGTATATTTTCATGTCCTTCTGGAGCTTCTACTGGTTCCGATGAAGCACTAGAATTACGAGATCATGACATGACAAGATTTTTAGGAAAAGGCGTTTCCAAAGCTGTAAATATAGTAAATACATTAATATTTAATGTTTTACAAGGTAAAAATGCATATGATCAAAAAAATATTGATCAAATCATGTTACAATTAGATGGTACAAAAAATAAAAAAAACATAGGAGCTAATTCTATTTTATCTGTTTCTATGGCTACAGCAAAAGCAGCAGCACAATCTAAAAATATACCTTTTTATCAATATATATCAGAATTAAATAATACTCCTAATTGTTTTTCTATGCCACTACCTATGATAAACATCTTAAACGGAGGTAGTCATTCTAACAATAATCTTGATATACAAGAATTTATGATACAACCTGTTACAGCAACTTCTATTAAAGAAGCAGTTAGAATGGGTTGTGAAATTTTTCATAGCTTAGGACAAATAATTAAAAAAAATAATATGAATACATCTGTTGGTGATGAAGGAGGATATGCACCTAATTTAAAAAATAACGAATCTGCTATTCATTTAATTCAAGAAGCAGTACAAAACGCAAAATATATATTTGGAAAAGACGTAACATTAGCTATAGATTGTGCTGCTTCTGAATTATATAATCCTAATACTAAAAAATATCATTTAAAAGCTGAAAATAAAGAATTTACTTCAAAAGAATTTAGTCATTTTCTTAAAGAATTAACATTAAAATACCCAATTACATCTATTGAAGATGGCCAAAGTGAATTAGACTGGACAGGTTTTGCATATCAAACAGATTTATTAGGAAAAAAAATTCAAATTGTCGGTGATGACTTATTTGTTACAAATACCACAAAATTAAAAAAAGGCATTACAAAAAACATAGCAAATGCTATTCTAATTAAATTAAATCAAATTGGTACGTTATCAGAAACGTTAGATACTATTAAAATGGCTAAAAAATACAATTATGCTACAATCATATCGCATCGATCTGGAGAAACTGAAGATTGTACTATTGCTGATTTAGCCGTAGGTACACAATCAGGACAAATTAAAACCGGATCTATGAGTCGCTCTGAACGTTTATCAAAATATAATCAATTAATACGAATTGAAGAAAAATTAGGTAATACAATCTCACCATTTTATGGAATTCAAGAGTTAAAACGGTATAAAAAATAATTATATTTATGTCAATAAAAAATTTTTATATTAAATAATTATGTATAAAAAAAAAATTGTTATTTTAATAGATGGGCATTCTTATCTATATAGGATATATTATTCAAAAATTAAAAAAATACATGCACATTTAATTTGTACACAAGTTATATATAGTTTTTTATATACATTAAAAAATATACTAAAATACTACAAACCAGAAAAATTAATTATTATATTTGATAGTAAAAAAAAAAATTTTAGAAATAAATTATTTCAGCAATATAAAAATAATCGACCAAATATGCCTAATTTATTAAAATTAATTTTATTTAAAATACAAAATATACTAATAAATATAGGCATACCAATATTAATTATACCTACAGTTGAAGCAGACGATGTAATAGGAACGTTATCGAAAATATCAGAAAAAAAAGGAAAATTTGTATTAATTATTACATGTGATAAAGATTTATCGCAATTAATTAATAATAATATTTATGTATTAAATCATATTAATAATTCTATTTTAAATGTCGAAACAATAAAAAAAAAATATGGTATTGTTCCAAAATTAATTATTGATTTCTTATCCTTAACTGGAGATACAGTAGATAATATTCCAGGAGTTGTGGGAATTGGAAAAAAAACAGCTTCCATTTTAATAAAAAATATTGGAAATATTAAAAAAATATATAATAATTTAAATAAAATTAATACATTAATTATAAAAGGGAAAAAAAATATTATTTATAAACTACAAAATGGAAAAAAGATGGCTTTTTTATCATATCAACTTGCAAAAATTAAAATTGATGTGAATTTAAATAAAACATATGAATCATTAAATTTTTGTTCATTATATAGTCCTTGTACATTTAATAATTTGTATTATATTAAAATCATATATGATATTAAAAATACAATCATCAATATCATTTAATATAAATTAATTCTATAAAAATTATTATATTTTTTATAAAAATAAATATTTATAAATATATATATTCATTGAACCATTGATTGATGATATCTAATACACGTATTACTCCTATAGATTGCAAAGATGAAAATAAAATAATATTAATATTTTTACAAATAAAATTATTTTTTTTTTGTAAAATATCAATTTGTTTTTTTTGATATGAAAAACTCACTTTATCACATTTTGTTAATAAAATAACAACATTAATATATTTTTTTTGAGCATAATTTAATAATTTAATATCTTCCGTTCTTAACAACCTCCTAATATCAATTAACAGTAAAATTCCTTTTAAACATACTCTATTCTTAATATAATTAAAAATTAAATTATAATTCTTTTTTTTATTATTATATACTGTAGAATATCCATAACCAGGCAAATCTACTAAACGTAAATTAGAGTTTACCTCAAAAAAATTAATCATATTTGTTCGACCTGGATACCTACTAAATCGAGATAATTTTTTATTATTAGTTAAACAATTTACTAAAGTTGACTTTCCAGAATTCGAATAACCAGTTAATGCAATTTCAATACCTTCTGTTTTTACACCAATACATTTTGCATTAATAGAACTTGTTAAAAAACTCGCACTATTATAATTAATATTCATAAATACAATACTCATGATGAAAAATTTAAAAAAACTAATTTAAAAATATCAGAATTTATAAATATTCATGTATTTTTTATTAATCAAAAAAAATTATATATTATATAAAAAATATATCATAAATACTATAATATAACTAATTAAAACAAGGTATAAAATGATTAAAAAACTTCGAAACATCGCAATAATTGCACATATTGATCACGGAAAAACAACTTTACTAGATAAATTATTAGAACAATCAGGATCATTAAAAAATTACAAAGAGCAATATAGCAGAATTATGGATTCAAATGTATTAGAAAAAGAACGTGGTATAACAATATTTTCTAAAAATACAGCAATCCAATGGAAAAATTACCGAATTAACATTATTGACACTCCAGGACATTCAGATTTTGGAGGCGAAGTAGAACGTGTACTATCTATGGTAGATTCTGTTTTATTAATTGTTGATGCTGTTGATGGTCCAATGCCACAGACACGTTTTGTCACAAAAAAAGCATTTGAATATAATATCAATCCAATAATTGTAATTAACAAAATTGACAGGGAAAATGCTCGAACTGAATGGGTAATAGAAAAAATTTTTGACTTATTCGTCAACCTAAATGCAACAGATAAACAGTTAGATTTTCCAATTATTTATACTTCAGCAATATTAGGAAAATCAGGAAAAAAATTAAATAATATCCAAAATAATATGTCTGAATTATTTAAAGCAATTATTAAATATACTCCTATACCAAAAGTTGAATTAGAAGGAAGTTTACAAATTCAAATTTCCCAATTAAATTATGATAATTATTTAGGTATTATAGGTATTGGTAGAATACAAAGAGGAGAAATTATAATTAACCAAAAAGTCGCAATTATTGATCGCAATGGAAATATTAGATATGGTAAAATTGGTAAAATTTTAAAATACTTAGGTTTACAACAAATTGAAATAAAAAATGCGACAGCTGGAGAAATTATTGCAATTACCGGATTACACGAATTAAAAATTTCTGATACTATTTGCGATATTAAAAATATCCAACCATTACCTCCAGTAAATATAGAACCACCAACAGTAAATATATTATTTTCAGTAAATACATCTCCATTTTGTGGAAAAGAAGGTAAATATCTCACATCAAATCAAATTGGTAATCGTCTGAAAAAAGAAAAAATGCATGATGTTGCATTATGTGTACAAGATACTTTACATCCTAATACTTTTTCTGTATCTGGAAGAGGAGAATTACACTTATCAATATTAATCGAAAATATGAGAAGAGAAGGATTTGAATTCGAGTTATCACGTCCAAAAGTTATTTTTAAAACAAAAAATAACATACAAATGGAACCATTTGAAAATGTAATAATAGATATTGAAGAACGTCACCAAGGTATAATCATGGAAACTATGGGCCAAAAAAAAGCAAAAATGATTGATCTAACATCTAGTGCTGATGGTAGATTACAATTAGAATATATTACATCTAGTCGTTCATTAATTGGATTTCGTAATCAATTTATGAACATGACATCAGGAACAGGAATATTTTATTCATCATTTCTCAATTATGATACAATTCAATCAGGACATATACATCAAAGAAAAAATGGTGTTTTAATTTCTAATGCTACAGGGTTAAGTACGGGATTTGCATTATTCAATTTACAAGATAGAGGACAATTATTTATTGGACATGCTATCAGGGTTTATACAGGACAAATTATCGGAATACATAACCGTTCCAATGATTTAACAGTAAACTGTTTAACAGGTAAAAAGTTAACCAATATGAGAGCATCAGGTACTGATGAAGCTATTACCTTAACTCCAATTACCAAAATAACATTAGAAAAAGCATTAGGATTTATTAATGATGATGAATTAATTGAAGTAACACCAATATCTATACGTATACGAAAAAAATATCTTAATGAAAATGATAGAAAAGTAGCACACCGTAAATCGAATAAAAAATCTATTTAATTAATTAATATTATTTTCAAAAATAGACAATGAACTAGTTTGATCTAACATCAGACGAAATAAATTATTATGAATATTTTTTTTATTAAGCACACATTGTACTAAAAATATATTTTTTACTATATTTAAAAAAAATACAGTATAACCAACTTTTCTCCAAGAACCATTACAATATGTTTCAATATTCGAATAAATACCTATTGGAATATTGACATAACCAATTAAACAATATAATCTTTTATTATTTAAATTATTAAAATATATTTTTGAAATCATTTCTTGACCACAATAACAACCTTTATAAAAATCAATACCTTGTAAAACATCTAAACTTAATTCTTGAGGAAAAAATTTTTGAAATACAGGTTGTTCAATAATTGGTATACCAAATTTCATATCACAAAATAACCAATATTTTTTTATATTGGGTATATTATTTTCAACTAATATTTTATTGAAATGACATATTTTTTTTTTTTTTATAATTAGTAAAAACCGAATAACAGGTTTACAAAAATATAATATTATACAATCTTTAAAAAATACAACCGTATTCAAATCATTAGGTACATATGGAAAATAAGATAATAAAATTGATTTCGACTGTTGACCAACTAAACCTAAAAATATATAATTATGTAATTCTTTAATATGTACTTGTGAAAATACTGTATATTTCCTAAACTCCTGCATTTGTATATTACAAATGCTACTTCTTTGAATATAGAAATAATCTTTCTTATTATGAAATAAACGTAATATACTGTTAATTCTACCTTGATGATTACAATTTCCACATAAAATATGTGTTCCAAATTGTAATTTTAATATATTAGCAGTAACATGATTTTGTAAATATTTTTTATTATCTAAACCAGATACTTGAATTATAGACCACCCTGTTAATAATTCAAAAGAATTAATATTGTTATTAAATTTGCTTAAGTATGATGAGATCATAATAAATAACTTCGAATATTTTTATTAATATTAAATTTCATATTATAATCTTTATTATATCAAATAAATTAATTTAATATTTTTTAATATAAAAAAAATACACATTATTTCAAATTTTAATCCCTATTATATAAATATAATATAATTGAAAATAAAAAATTTCAATAAAAGTATAGGATTAAAAAATTTATGATAAACAATACATATCATGAAAAAATTCAAAAAATCATTATAAAAATAAAAGATTTAGAATATAATTTACTAAATAAAAATAAAAAAATAAATAAAAATAATATAATTGAAATTAAAAACCAAACACCACGAATACAATATTGTATTAAAAAAATTAATAAAATTAAAAATGCTATATTCGATATAAAATCATTATTAAAATTATCTTATGATATCAAAGACGATAGTATTTTATATGATATTTCAATTGAATTAATTGAAATACAAAAAAAACTTATAGATATACAAAATTATAGTATTTTTCAAAAAAAATATGATGATTGTAATTGTTACCTAGATATACAATCTGGTTCAGGAGGAATAGATGCACAAGACTGGTCTAAAATGTTGTTACGAATGTATTTAAAATGGTTAAGTAGAAAAAAATTTAAAACAGAAATTATCCAAGAATTATCTGGAGAAATTGCAGGTATTAAATCAGCTAC encodes:
- the glnS gene encoding glutamine--tRNA ligase → MQNLKNKNTSFIHKIIENFFKKNKKKTLHTRFPPDPNGYLHIGHAKSLCINFGLAQQYHGKCNLRFDDTNPNIQHNKYITKIKKDILWLGFKWNKKTKYSSTYFNKIYKYAIELIKKNLAYVDKLKKHEIRSYRGTLTKPGTNSPYRNQTIEENLLLFKNMMLGNFSEGTVCLRAKINMQSPCIIMRDPILYRIKFVKHNKTKKKWCIYPTYDFAHCISDAIENITHSLCTLEFQDNQKLYNWILKNITIINHPKQYEYSRLNLEYCTLSKRKIKILITNNIIKKWDDPRLPTIAGLRKRGYTASSIRNFCHKLGITKQNNLIQMSSLESCIRKELNITTYRTMSILEPIKIVICNMYHKFQEKINVLNHPKNSQLGTQNIIFSNILYIEKTDFQEKPKKKYYRLTLGKTIKLKYSYILTAHSIKKNHNNKITKIFCTFHKVQNNKKYSIIHWISIQDTIPAEFRIYNYLFTTKTPSTKKNLLSHINPESKIKKFGFINKNIIKNLEIYRYQFERIGYFITDKKTYNKKKIIFHQIVTLKENWNK
- the eno gene encoding phosphopyruvate hydratase; the encoded protein is MSKIKKIFSREIIDSRGNPTIETEVHLTDNSIGIFSCPSGASTGSDEALELRDHDMTRFLGKGVSKAVNIVNTLIFNVLQGKNAYDQKNIDQIMLQLDGTKNKKNIGANSILSVSMATAKAAAQSKNIPFYQYISELNNTPNCFSMPLPMINILNGGSHSNNNLDIQEFMIQPVTATSIKEAVRMGCEIFHSLGQIIKKNNMNTSVGDEGGYAPNLKNNESAIHLIQEAVQNAKYIFGKDVTLAIDCAASELYNPNTKKYHLKAENKEFTSKEFSHFLKELTLKYPITSIEDGQSELDWTGFAYQTDLLGKKIQIVGDDLFVTNTTKLKKGITKNIANAILIKLNQIGTLSETLDTIKMAKKYNYATIISHRSGETEDCTIADLAVGTQSGQIKTGSMSRSERLSKYNQLIRIEEKLGNTISPFYGIQELKRYKK
- a CDS encoding 5'-3' exonuclease H3TH domain-containing protein, with protein sequence MYKKKIVILIDGHSYLYRIYYSKIKKIHAHLICTQVIYSFLYTLKNILKYYKPEKLIIIFDSKKKNFRNKLFQQYKNNRPNMPNLLKLILFKIQNILINIGIPILIIPTVEADDVIGTLSKISEKKGKFVLIITCDKDLSQLINNNIYVLNHINNSILNVETIKKKYGIVPKLIIDFLSLTGDTVDNIPGVVGIGKKTASILIKNIGNIKKIYNNLNKINTLIIKGKKNIIYKLQNGKKMAFLSYQLAKIKIDVNLNKTYESLNFCSLYSPCTFNNLYYIKIIYDIKNTIINII
- the yihA gene encoding ribosome biogenesis GTP-binding protein YihA/YsxC, which codes for MNINYNSASFLTSSINAKCIGVKTEGIEIALTGYSNSGKSTLVNCLTNNKKLSRFSRYPGRTNMINFFEVNSNLRLVDLPGYGYSTVYNNKKKNYNLIFNYIKNRVCLKGILLLIDIRRLLRTEDIKLLNYAQKKYINVVILLTKCDKVSFSYQKKQIDILQKKNNFICKNINIILFSSLQSIGVIRVLDIINQWFNEYIYL
- the typA gene encoding translational GTPase TypA; the encoded protein is MIKKLRNIAIIAHIDHGKTTLLDKLLEQSGSLKNYKEQYSRIMDSNVLEKERGITIFSKNTAIQWKNYRINIIDTPGHSDFGGEVERVLSMVDSVLLIVDAVDGPMPQTRFVTKKAFEYNINPIIVINKIDRENARTEWVIEKIFDLFVNLNATDKQLDFPIIYTSAILGKSGKKLNNIQNNMSELFKAIIKYTPIPKVELEGSLQIQISQLNYDNYLGIIGIGRIQRGEIIINQKVAIIDRNGNIRYGKIGKILKYLGLQQIEIKNATAGEIIAITGLHELKISDTICDIKNIQPLPPVNIEPPTVNILFSVNTSPFCGKEGKYLTSNQIGNRLKKEKMHDVALCVQDTLHPNTFSVSGRGELHLSILIENMRREGFEFELSRPKVIFKTKNNIQMEPFENVIIDIEERHQGIIMETMGQKKAKMIDLTSSADGRLQLEYITSSRSLIGFRNQFMNMTSGTGIFYSSFLNYDTIQSGHIHQRKNGVLISNATGLSTGFALFNLQDRGQLFIGHAIRVYTGQIIGIHNRSNDLTVNCLTGKKLTNMRASGTDEAITLTPITKITLEKALGFINDDELIEVTPISIRIRKKYLNENDRKVAHRKSNKKSI
- the ygfZ gene encoding tRNA-modifying protein YgfZ — its product is MISSYLSKFNNNINSFELLTGWSIIQVSGLDNKKYLQNHVTANILKLQFGTHILCGNCNHQGRINSILRLFHNKKDYFYIQRSSICNIQMQEFRKYTVFSQVHIKELHNYIFLGLVGQQSKSILLSYFPYVPNDLNTVVFFKDCIILYFCKPVIRFLLIIKKKKICHFNKILVENNIPNIKKYWLFCDMKFGIPIIEQPVFQKFFPQELSLDVLQGIDFYKGCYCGQEMISKIYFNNLNNKRLYCLIGYVNIPIGIYSNIETYCNGSWRKVGYTVFFLNIVKNIFLVQCVLNKKNIHNNLFRLMLDQTSSLSIFENNIN